A window of Vigna unguiculata cultivar IT97K-499-35 chromosome 4, ASM411807v1, whole genome shotgun sequence contains these coding sequences:
- the LOC114181757 gene encoding receptor-like protein EIX2, whose protein sequence is MCSYYLKLFYALLLLLLHDAGPILGLNNSAEIKCIERERQALLNFKHGLIDAYDMLSTWRDDENSTDCCKWKGIRCDHITGHVTILRLRGSDTQILRGALNITSLFALQNIQHLDLSYNGFVESHIPQLIASLTNLRYLNLSNSAFSGSIPIQLGSLTHLRTLDLGNGYFYGEIPYQLGNLTRLRYLDLSYNFLDGELPYQLANLSQLTYLDLSQNSFSGALPFQVGNLPFLHTLRLSGDFDFKSKDAQWLSNLNPLTNLALYFLNNLDWLQTIIFPNLRELRLVDCSLSDAHIQSLFYSGSNFSTSLTILDLSSNILTFSTFQLLSNFSLILQELYLSHNNIILSSPIYLRFPSLVILDLSDNNVTSLVFQGSFNFSSKLQNLYLSNCGLRDDNFLISAISITNSSSSLASLDLSSNLLKSSSIFYWLFNSTTNLCDLELYDNMLEGPIPDGFGKVMNSLEVLYLHGNKLQGEIPSFFGNICTLRDLDLSNNKLSGNISSFLQNSSWCNKHVFQALGLSLNNITGTLPKSIGLLSELLVLSLAGNYLEGDVTESHLSNFSKLIFLELQHNSLSLKISPTWVPPFQLVLLELGSCNLGPTFPSWLQTQSSLVLLNISNSKLNDSVPDWFWNNLQNMGRLDMSNNNLIGAIPGISLKFLHKPSIFLHSNQFEGIIPPFLVQASKLKLSKNKFSNLFSFLCDQSTSANLATLDLSNNQMKGQLPNCWKYVDRLLFLDLSNNKLSGNIPVSMGSLVKLEVLVLRNNNLMGELPSSLKNCGNLIMVDVSENMLSGPIRPWIGESMQQLIILNMRGNHFSGHLPVHLCYLKRIQSLDLSRNYLSRGIPTCLKNLTVMSEKIIDRGATLNNIYWSTNLTYHEPFPDFLSSSDNYTLSITWMWKGVEMWFSDPELQLKSIDLSSNNLTGEIPKEIGYLAGLVSLNLSRNYLSGEIPSEMGNLSSLESLDLSRNHISGGIPFSLSQIDDLGKLDLSHNSLSGRIPRERHFETFEGYSFEGNRDLCGFQLNKSCPGDGDQRTVKFPEVEAINGDEDSVFYEALYMSMGIGFFTGFWGLLGPILLWHPWRKDYMRFVNRLINYIFEWL, encoded by the coding sequence ATGTGTAGTTATTATCTGAAACTGTTTTATGCACTTCTTCTGCTGTTGTTGCATGATGCAGGACCCATTCTCGGGTTGAACAATAGCGCAGAAATAAAGTGCATTGAGAGGGAGAGACAGGCACTTCTTAACTTCAAACATGGCCTCATAGATGCCTATGACATGCTGTCAACATGGAGGGATGATGAAAACAGTACAGATTGTTGCAAATGGAAAGGCATTCGTTGTGACCATATAACAGGTCATGTAACCATCCTTCGTCTCCGTGGTTCGGATACACAAATTTTGAGAGGTGCACTGAATATCACTTCATTGTTTGCCTTGCAAAATATTCAACATTTGGATCTCAGCTACAATGGTTTCGTAGAGAGTCACATCCCACAACTCATTGCCTCACTTACCAACTTAAGATATCTCAATCTCTCCAATTCTGCTTTTAGTGGCAGCATTCCTATCCAACTTGGAAGCCTTACACATTTACGAACTCTAGATCTTGGTAACGGTTATTTCTATGGCGAAATCCCTTATCAACTTGGAAACCTTACACGCTTAAGGTATCTGGATCTCAGTTACAATTTTCTGGACGGGGAACTCCCTTATCAACTTGCGAATCTGTCACAGTTGACGTATCTTGATCTTAGTCAAAATTCATTTTCTGGAGCACTTCCTTTCCAGGTTGGGAATCTTCCTTTCTTGCACACTCTTAGACTTTCTGGTGATTTTGATTTCAAATCTAAGGATGCACAGTGGCTCTCTAATCTCAATCCCCTAACAAATCTTGCTTTGTATTTCTTAAATAATCTTGACTGGTTACAAACcattatttttccaaatttaaGAGAGTTGAGGCTAGTTGATTGTTCTCTTTCAGATGCCCATATCCAATCTCTGTTTTATTCAGGTTCCAACTTTTCCACGTCTCTTACCATCCTTGATCTTTCTTCTAATATACTCACATTCTCAACATTTCAACTGCTGTCAAACTTTAGCCTTATTCTTCAAGAGCTTTATCTTTCtcataataacattattttgtCATCTCCTATCTACTTACGTTTTCCGTCTCTTGTGATCCTTGACCTTTCCGATAATAATGTGACCTCATTGGTCTTTCAAGGTAGCTTCAACTTCAGTTCAAAACTTCAAAATCTTTATTTGTCAAATTGTGGTCTAAGAGATGATAACTTTCTCATCTCAGCTATTTCAATTACgaattcttcatcttctcttgCCTCGCTTGATCTCTCCTCAAATCTGTTGAAATCATCATCCATATTTTACTGGCTCTTCAACTCCACTACCAATCTTTGTGACCTTGAACTTTATGATAACATGTTGGAAGGTCCCATTCCAGATGGATTTGGGAAAGTAATGAACTCTCTTGAAGTTCTTTACCTCCATGGTAACAAACTGCAAGGCGAGATCCCATCTTTCTTTGGGAACATCTGCACATTGCGAGATTTAGACCTCTCAAACAACAAGCTGAGTGGAAATATTTCTAGCTTCTTGCAGAATTCATCATGGTGCAACAAACACGTGTTTCAGGCTTTGGGTTTATCCCTTAACAACATTACAGGAACATTACCTAAAAGCATTGGATTGTTATCTGAACTGCTTGTACTTAGTTTGGCGGGAAATTATTTAGAGGGTGATGTTACTGAATCGCACCTTTctaatttttccaaattaatATTCTTGGAGTTACAACATAACTCATtgtcactaaaaattagtccTACTTGGGTTCCTCCTTTCCAATTGGTGTTGTTGGAATTAGGGTCTTGTAATTTGGGCCCGACATTTCCAAGTTGGCTTCAGACTCAAAGTTCCTTAGTGCTTCTTAATATTTCTAATAGCAAGCTTAATGATTCCGTACCAGACTGGTTTTGGAACAACTTGCAAAATATGGGAAGGCTAGATATGTCTAACAATAATCTCATTGGTGCAATTCCCGGTATATCGTTGAAGTTTCTTCACAAACCGTCGATATTTCTGCACTCAAACCAATTTGAAGGCATAATTCCACCCTTTTTAGTGCAAGCATCAAAGCTCAAGCtctccaaaaataaattttcaaatttgttttcattcttATGTGATCAAAGCACATCTGCAAATTTGGCCACTTTAGATTTATCGAACAATCAGATGAAGGGACAGCTGCCAAACTGTTGGAAATATGTTGATCGATTATTGTTCCTTGATTTAAGCAACAATAAATTGTCAGGAAACATTCCTGTGTCCATGGGCAGCCTTGTTAAATTGGAAGTCTTGGTTTTACGAAACAATAACCTAATGGGTGAATTACCTTCCTCTTTGAAGAACTGCGGCAATTTAATTATGGTGGATGTGAGTGAAAATATGTTGTCTGGTCCAATACGACCATGGATTGGGGAAAGTATGCAGCAATTGATAATCTTGAACATGCGAGGGAATCACTTCAGTGGACATCTTCCAGTTCATCTTTGTTATTTGAAGCGTATTCAATCATTGGATCTTTCAAGGAATTACTTATCGAGAGGTATTCCAACATGCTTAAAGAATTTGACTGTAATGTCTGAAAAGATCATCGACAGAGGTGCAactctaaataatatatattggtCTACCAATCTTACTTACCATGAACCTTTTCCTGATTTTTTATCCAGTTCTGATAATTATACACTTAGCATAACATGGATGTGGAAAGGTGTGGAAATGTGGTTTTCAGATCCAGAGTTACAACTTAAGAGCATTGATCTTTCAAGTAATAATTTAACAGGTGAAATACCAAAAGAGATTGGATATTTGGCTGGCCTAGTTTCTCTAAATTTATCCCGAAATTATCTAAGCGGAGAAATTCCTTCAGAGATGGGAAATTTAAGTTCACTGGAGTCCCTTGACTTATCAAGAAATCATATCAGTGGAGGAattcctttttctctttctcaaaTTGATGATCTAGGCAAGTTAGATTTATCACACAACTCTCTTTCAGGAAGAATCCCACGAGAAAGACATTTTGAAACCTTTGAAGGCTATAGTTTTGAAGGAAACAGAGATCTTTGTGGTTTTCAACTGAACAAAAGTTGTCCTGGAGATGGAGATCAAAGGACAGTAAAGTTCCCAGAAGTTGAAGCAATCAATGGTGATGAAGACAGTGTCTTTTACGAGGCATTATACATGAGCATGGGAATAGGATTCTTTACTGGATTTTGGGGCTTATTAGGGCCAATACTACTTTGGCATCCTTGGAGAAAGGATTACATGAGATTTGTGAACAGActgataaattatatatttgaatggTTATAG